ATTTCCGCATTTTTTTATAGAGTCGCGGATTCCCTTTCTTGCCGGTGCGAGACGGGATGGGCTCGACATTCGACGGAAGGGAAGGTAGGTTTCAGGAAAGCGGTGGTCTGCCCCGCTAATAAATTTGCCGTATGAACCGTCCTCTTGTTCGTTATATCCTGCCTGTTTTCCTGGGTTCCGCTTGTGTGATGCTTTCCCGGAAAATCCGTCCCGGAAAGAAGGATCTTCCGAATATCCTGCTGTTTGCGGTCGATTCCCTGGGATGGCAGGATACGTCCGTTCCTTTTTCCTGTTGTGACGGATTGCCGGAGGCAATGCCGTTGAACTCTTTTTACAACACACCCGGCATGGAACTGCTGGCTCAGCATGGAGTCAGGATGACTCATGCCTACGGAGCCTGCGATGAACGGAGCGGAGTTGTTTCCCTGATGTCGGGATTGGATCCTGCCCGCTTCACCGGGCTTTCCCCCGATACGGAGATCGTCTTGCAGAATATGTGTTCCCCCGGTGGAAAAACAGATGCCGTCCGCATGGCGGATCTGGCTCATTTGATGAAAAAAGGAGGATACAGGACAATTGTTTCCGGCAGTACGGAGGAAGAAAAGCAACATGGTTTCGATGTTCGGAGATCGACAGAGGACGAATCCGGTCTGCATGAGGAAATCGGACGTGCCGTTCATGAAGGGATCCCGTTCTTTGCCTGTGTAAGACGCAATGTCCATTCCATGATGGGATCGTCCGTTCGTCATGAAGGATCTCTCCCGGAATTGGAAGAAAATATCAAGGTGGAGGGAGATGCCTTGCTCCGTTATGCTTCGTCTGTCGAGACAATGGATGCCTCTTTGAGAGGCTTGCTCCAGTGTCTGGAAGATCTTGGAGCCGCCGGACGCACGCTCGTTTTGTTCGTTCCTCTGAGCGGAGGCGATTCCCCCATTCAGAAAAGTCTGGCAGGCAATGTCTCCTGGGTGGAGGAGGTTGGGGCGGTTGCTCCTTTGCGGGGCAGGAAGTATTCCCGCTATGAAGGAGGAGGGCGCGTTCCCATGATAGTCTCCTGGGCGGAACCCGATCCGCAGGAACCGTGCCAGCAAGCCTTGCCAATTGTACCGGATTCTGTTCAGGAGGCTATTGTTTCCGTTCAGGACATTCTGCCGACGCTGGCTGCCGTGGCGGGAGTGAAAGTCCATGAACGTGTAGATGGCTACAATATTGCCGATTACCTTTCCGGTGCTTCCGAAGGGGAACGCCCCCAATGGATTGTCCGGCATTTCCCGTTTTCCCACCCCTACGGAAGATTTTATACATCGTTAAGGATCAGGGAATGGAAGGTTATTTACAATTATTATGACGACTATGCAGAGACGGGAAATCCCGCCTGGCAGTTGTTCAACCTGAAGACCGATCCTTCCGAAAGCCGTAATCTGGCGGACGACCCGTCCTGTACGAAATTGCTGTCCGTAATGTCGGGCAAGCTGGCAGCCTACTTGGAGTGCATTCATGCGCCTCATCCTTTTTTGACGGATCCCGAATCTCCCCGTGTAAACGGTCGCCGTACCGTTACGGGAACGGCCGTGATCCGTTTTCCGGGCGATACCGGGGCAGGGGTGCAAGCCGGATGACCTCATCGCGGCCGTTTTTTCTGTCTGTTGGAAGAAATGCCGATTGTTTCCATCCCAATTCTTGGTATGGTAAATTGCGTCTATGATTCGAGAACTGGTCGTTGAGGGATTCACTGTTTTTCCGGACAAGGAAAAATTTGAATTCGTTCCGGGAATCAACGTAGTGGTCGGGGGGAATGATTCAGGGAAGAGCCATTTGTTGAAGTTGTGTTATTCCCTGGCAAAGTGGAGTTCCGGCGGTGGCCGCAAATCCCTGCCTGACAAATGGGCGGAGGAATTGCGGCTGAGAAACGATTTGATGCGCGTGTTTTCATCCCGCAATTTATCCGGCTTGACCGCTCTGAATCGAGGAAATGACCATGCCGGCGTGTTTGCCTCGATGATTGGCGATGGAGTTCCGGATCGGATGGGAGACATCCGGTTCCGTTTTTGTTCGACGGAGGAGGAAGAGGGGCTGCACATTGACGAGATGCCGAAAAGGTTCCTGAACAATCCGGTCGTTTTCCTGACGGCTCGCGAGGTGTTCGCCATTTTCCCGAGTTTTGTCCAGTTGGGGGCCAAATTCCCAGAGGTGCTGGACGGAGCATGCTGGGATTTATGCCGGGCTTTGGAAATTCCGATGAAACTGTCGCCTGACGATGTGGCACTGGGAAGAGTGCTGGGAAGAATCCAAAAGATCCTGTCCGGCAATGTCATTTTTCAGGACGGAAGATTTTATTTGTCGCGTCCGGGACAGCAGGCTATGGAAATGAGCTTGGTCGCGGAAGGGTTCAAACGTCTTGGCGTGCTGGATTGTCTGATTAGGAACGGTACTGTAAACAAGGGTTCCATCCTGTTCTGGGATGAACCGGAGATGAATCTCAATTCATTCCATTTGCCTTTGCTTGTCAAAGTTTTGACAGGATTGGCGAAAGCCGGTGTCCAAGTAGTGCTTTCATCCCACAGCCTGTTTTTGCTAAGGGAGCTGATGATTCAACTCTCCGAACGGCGCAACGAGCAAGTCCCCCGTAGGTTTTTCGGACTCAATGTTCCCCATGAAAATCGGCTTGGCGTTCGCGTTAACAGCGGCAATTCCTTGGAGGATATCGGCCCTATCGAGTCGCTGGAGGCGGAAATTGAACAGGCCGACCGTTATCTGAAGCTTGTATGAGCGCCGGAAAAGACACATCCTTCGTCGAAGGCGTGCACCGTTTCTTGATTGATCCGGGGTATGTGGTGTGCCGCATCGAATGTTCGCAGTTTTATTCCCGGCAGTCCCAAAATTTTTGCGGTGGTTGTAAGGAAATGGACTTTCTCCTGTATCATCCGGGGAAGAAGGAGCTCTGGCTGATTGAGGTTAAGGACTATCGCTTTGACGCGCGTCCGAAAGTACGCGAATTAATCAATGCTCTGTGTCGCAAGGTTCGCGATACTTTGTTTCTTTTAAGGACAGCTGCGATCTGCTGCCCCGAGGAAACCCCTCTGGAGGGAATCTCCCTGCGCGAGTTTTCCCGCCTTTGCGAAGGTGCCCGGACGGTGCGCCTGGCTTTCCTGATGGAAATGGGGACGGATAAATTGTTCCCTCAGGGAACCTTGCTGGCCAACATCCGTACTATCCTTGCCGGGCACATGAAATTTATTGATCCTAACCTGATCTGTGCTCCGATTACGTATCCCGGCAGAATTGGACCATGGTTTGTGACTCCTGCCCATGGCGACGTCAGTAAACGCGTTGAAGTGCGGCGTAAAAAAGGGCGCCTCAAGGAGGAAATTGCCGGCGAGTTGAGACGGAGTCAAAAAATCGAAGAAGCCCGGGAAACTCCTGAAGCCCAGCCTCCGCTTTGGAAACGCCGCTTGATGGAACGGGAAAACGGACGGAAAGGCAACCACGCCTCCCGCCGCAAGGGAGAGTGATACCTGATTATAAGGGCTGGAGGGCATGCTATGGATTCGTTGCGTAGGCATTGTTTTACCTCTCTTTTCCGATTGTCCGGGATTGGAGCTTGTCTTCCTCCGATTCCCTGAGATGATATTGCTGCCCTAAGAAAGGCTTCATCATGAAAAAGGTACTTATTCCTACAAAGTTGGCCGGAGTAGCCGCATCCATGCTTCAAACTGCCGGATATGAAGTTGTGCAGGACGCCGATACTCCGCTCGCCGAGCAGGTGAAACAGCATCCCGATGCTGTCGCCGTGATTGTCCGCAGTGAAAAGGTGACGCCTGAAATTATGGACTCCCTCTCTTCCTTGAAGCTTGTGATCCGGGCCGGAGCCGGCTACGACAACATTGATATTGTCTATGCCCGCAAGAAAGACATCGATGTGATGAATACGCCGGGTGCCAACTCCAATGCCGTTGCCGAAGAGGTCATAGCCATGGTGCTTGCCCACTTCCGGCACATCGTGCAGGGAGACCTGACGACTCGCCAGGGACTTTGGGAAAAGAAGAATATGATGGGAACCGAATTGACTCGCAAGACAGTCGGCATTGTCGGCCTGGGCAATATCGGTCGTTCTCTTGTGAAGCGGTTGCAAGGCTTTGAACCGACTCTGCTGGGGTACGACCACTTCCTGGCCAAGCAGCGAGCCTTGATCATAGGGGTGACCCCCGTTTCCCTGGAGGAACTTTTTTCCCAGTCCGATATCGTGACTCTCCACGTGCCCGGCGGTCCCGCTACCAAAAACATGGTCGGGAAAGAATTCCTGAGCCTGATGAAAGATGGTTCCGTCATCGTGAACTGTTCCCGTTACGGTGTGGTAGATGAAGAAGCCCTGGTCGCCATTCGCGCAACGGGTAAAAAAATTGCTTATTTGACGGATGTCCACCCCCAGGATGCTCCAGGCGACAAGCCGTCTGCGGCCGTGGCGGATTTGATCCTGCCTCACTTGGGAGCCAACACGAAAGAAGCCAACTTGACCGCGGCACGTCGTTCCGCCGAGCAGTTGATTGCCTATTTCGATGAAGGGGACACCTCCTGCGTCGTCAATGCCGAATTCCCGTCTGGACTCAATCCCGCCCATCTCCGGCTCTCCATGATGCTGGGAACGCTGGCTCGCAAGGCTGGGGGTGAACAGGCCATCCGACGTATCGACTGCACATTCTATGGTGATTTGAAACTGTTCCGCAAATGGTTTACTCCCCACATTCTGGAAGGGGCTTTGCCCAATGCGGAAAAAGGATTGATGCCTGCCGCTGCCGATCAGTCGTTCAAAGAACACGGTATCGTTTTCAAGGCTCGCGAACCCAAGGACGATGTCCCTTACGGAGATTCCATCACTCTGGATTTCATGACCGAAGGTCACGGAGGCGAATCCGTATGTACAAGTGTCCGCGGGCTTGTGGCGGAAGGCGTTCCCATGGTGTCGCGCCTCGGTAATTTCAACGGCCTGTATTTTGACCTGCGCGGTCATTCCATCTTTTTCCGCTATGCGGACAGACCGGGGGTTATTGCCTGCATTGCCTCCGTTTTGTCGGACAACGGGATCAATATTGACAATATTGTCGCTCCCGGCGACAGCGTATCCGGAGAAGCTCTGGCCGTCTTGAAGACAAACAAGCCTGTTGCCGACGATTTGCTGAAGATGATTGCCTCGGCAATCGAAGCAAGAATGGCATTTTCTGTGGATTTCTGATCGACTGATTATTGTCTTAGAATCACCAACAGCCACCGTGGAAGAAAATATTCCACGGTGGCTGTTGGCATATTCAAAGAACATTGGGATAACCAGCGGATAAGCGGATTCACAATCCGTTAAAATTTCAAACAAAGTACTTAAAGCAAACGTTGTAACGTTTTTTAACGTTGCTGATCAATCAATATACCAACTGGTTTTCGTATTTGTAAAATACTCGTAATAAGCATTTACCATAAATGCATTACTAATTTTTGATATTATTCATTGAAAGCGGATTGTGAATCTGCTATTTTCTAACGTAACCTACTACTGAAAATGAAACTGCGACTTCCTTTACTACTTCTTTCAGCTATTTTAACGTGTTATACGAATGTTCATGCAGAGACAACAGCTGTCTGGATTGGTCCTGACGGAGACCATACTGCCGATGCATGGAACACGCTCGCTAATTGGAAAGACTATGTAGATCAGCCCAAGGGACCTGGAATCAATGAAGACGGGCAGAATGGAACTTACGATCCCATTGAGTTTGATGCGGCCGGTGTTCTCTCATTTACGGGTCTCAAGTTCGAAGGTTGGACGTTTCGTCTTGAATTAAAAAACCTCACAAATCTGACGTTGTCGGGAGAAACGAAAAAGATTCAAGGTGGAGGTTATTTGAAAGTCGATCAAAATTCCAAACTTGTATGGAATATCCTAAACAATGGGCAAGGATCAACGGGAAACGATTTTTCTCTCGACGTCCAATCATTCCAAGGAATTGAGTTCCAAAAATCTCTGACTTATTCAACCAAATCGCTTGGGACATTGACTGTTTCCCTGGGGTCGGTGGGAAGTATTCTTTCCTCTTCATCCGCCGCTTCATTACATGCCAATGTGAGCATCAAGTTTACCGACACGACACTGTTGCAATATGGTCAGGAGCATTTTTTGACAAATGTCGGGCAGTATGGCGTCAAGGAGCTAGCGGAAGGGCAGACAAATTATATCCTTTATACCCGCAAATTGTGGGATCTTTCAGGCAATGCGACCAGTACGGGAGGAACGGTAGCGGCTTCCGGACATTCTTTTACGTTGAATGATTCGACTTCGTTGACTCTTTCCGGTTCCGCTTTGTCCGCCGATGCGGATTCGGCGAACAAGTTTTATGTCTATCGTGGAGGAGATGGTGCATTGTATGTTGATTACGTGACAT
This is a stretch of genomic DNA from Akkermansia sp. N21116. It encodes these proteins:
- a CDS encoding sulfatase-like hydrolase/transferase; the encoded protein is MNRPLVRYILPVFLGSACVMLSRKIRPGKKDLPNILLFAVDSLGWQDTSVPFSCCDGLPEAMPLNSFYNTPGMELLAQHGVRMTHAYGACDERSGVVSLMSGLDPARFTGLSPDTEIVLQNMCSPGGKTDAVRMADLAHLMKKGGYRTIVSGSTEEEKQHGFDVRRSTEDESGLHEEIGRAVHEGIPFFACVRRNVHSMMGSSVRHEGSLPELEENIKVEGDALLRYASSVETMDASLRGLLQCLEDLGAAGRTLVLFVPLSGGDSPIQKSLAGNVSWVEEVGAVAPLRGRKYSRYEGGGRVPMIVSWAEPDPQEPCQQALPIVPDSVQEAIVSVQDILPTLAAVAGVKVHERVDGYNIADYLSGASEGERPQWIVRHFPFSHPYGRFYTSLRIREWKVIYNYYDDYAETGNPAWQLFNLKTDPSESRNLADDPSCTKLLSVMSGKLAAYLECIHAPHPFLTDPESPRVNGRRTVTGTAVIRFPGDTGAGVQAG
- a CDS encoding 3-phosphoglycerate dehydrogenase family protein — its product is MKKVLIPTKLAGVAASMLQTAGYEVVQDADTPLAEQVKQHPDAVAVIVRSEKVTPEIMDSLSSLKLVIRAGAGYDNIDIVYARKKDIDVMNTPGANSNAVAEEVIAMVLAHFRHIVQGDLTTRQGLWEKKNMMGTELTRKTVGIVGLGNIGRSLVKRLQGFEPTLLGYDHFLAKQRALIIGVTPVSLEELFSQSDIVTLHVPGGPATKNMVGKEFLSLMKDGSVIVNCSRYGVVDEEALVAIRATGKKIAYLTDVHPQDAPGDKPSAAVADLILPHLGANTKEANLTAARRSAEQLIAYFDEGDTSCVVNAEFPSGLNPAHLRLSMMLGTLARKAGGEQAIRRIDCTFYGDLKLFRKWFTPHILEGALPNAEKGLMPAAADQSFKEHGIVFKAREPKDDVPYGDSITLDFMTEGHGGESVCTSVRGLVAEGVPMVSRLGNFNGLYFDLRGHSIFFRYADRPGVIACIASVLSDNGINIDNIVAPGDSVSGEALAVLKTNKPVADDLLKMIASAIEARMAFSVDF
- a CDS encoding AAA family ATPase; the protein is MIRELVVEGFTVFPDKEKFEFVPGINVVVGGNDSGKSHLLKLCYSLAKWSSGGGRKSLPDKWAEELRLRNDLMRVFSSRNLSGLTALNRGNDHAGVFASMIGDGVPDRMGDIRFRFCSTEEEEGLHIDEMPKRFLNNPVVFLTAREVFAIFPSFVQLGAKFPEVLDGACWDLCRALEIPMKLSPDDVALGRVLGRIQKILSGNVIFQDGRFYLSRPGQQAMEMSLVAEGFKRLGVLDCLIRNGTVNKGSILFWDEPEMNLNSFHLPLLVKVLTGLAKAGVQVVLSSHSLFLLRELMIQLSERRNEQVPRRFFGLNVPHENRLGVRVNSGNSLEDIGPIESLEAEIEQADRYLKLV